Within the Hevea brasiliensis isolate MT/VB/25A 57/8 chromosome 2, ASM3005281v1, whole genome shotgun sequence genome, the region ATTTCGTATTCTGGGTTGTTCGAGAACGACCTACTGGGGGTTTCGGTACTATTTAGGTCAGATTTTATAGTTTCGATGAATTTCGAATgcgtaagttttttttttttaattatttttttctgatTAGGCTTCGTTTTCCTGCTCCTTTTAGTCGTGGATTGTGGAGGAGGAATTATTTAGGGTTTGTGAGATGGGCATGTGAATTCTAGGATTGACGAGAGATAGAGAGGGACAGAAGAGGGGGATATGGATGACAGAGGTGGGTCATTTGTTGCTGTCAGGAGGATATCTCAAGGTCTCGAACGAGGTAGCAACACCTGCCATTCAACGTCTGGTAATGTTTTGAATTCCTCTGTATTTTATCTCTAAAACTCTGTAGAAACttccgtttttttttttttttgtgtcaaAAACTTGTTATCCTCTGTCGCTTCCTGGCGTATGATTTTCGCCGTTTCTTTTGAACATCAAATACGTGATTTGAGATATGGCCATGTATGATTAGGTTATACTAACAATGACTTTCAGGCTAGCTTAACGTGTGCTGATGTACAAAACTGTTTTGATAAGTGAGCTTGTTGCAAATACTAACTTCTAccattcattaattttattttggttgATGAGCTTgttgtaaatatgaatttataCTATTTGGTATTTTCTTCTAAGAAAAACTTTTGGTTAGAATTTCATATGTTTCAACTTGAGAACTAGAAATAGTCACGTTCTGATTTCCTGGCTGGTATATGCAGAGATGTTTTTATTCCTGCTAATAGTTGTTAATTTATATGCATCATTCTATCTCTTTATGCATTTCCACACACCTTAAGTAGGAACGTGATTGTCCAAATGGTCAAGAAGTAATAGGATAGCAAGGCCGTTTTATGGGCTGAGCGTGCCTTTATAATGTGCAAAAATTTCAGTTTGTATAATTGGAGAAAATTGTAGTCATTCATTAATTTAATGGCATAAATTTGTATACCATAAGTTCTTTTCTGACATTGTCTGGAATCTGGATGAAGGACTTAAGTGCACTTTATTATGGCTGTGTTGGATGTCTCACTGCTCTCACATTTTTCCTGGCTAGGTTGTCATTCATATTAATTTCTAGTCATAACTTgtactaaaaaatatatatatttttttttgcaCTTTTTGTTGTGTTAATATGGTTCTGTAGAAAGATTGTTGGATCTTTAGTTTATTTTTTCTAAGGGTCTTGTACTTGCAGGCTTGCATTCCTTTGTTTGGAATTTCGTAGGCACTTGCACATGAGAATCGAACGCCAAGCATGCTCCTTATTGCTTTTCTTCTACTTACGTGcagaattaataaatttattcaataTTAAACAATATAAATACTTTTTTCTTGTTTCCATCTAACATAATAGATCATTTAAGAACTTTGTTTTCATTAGTATGAGGTTTTATTTTGTTACAGCTGAGGTTGTAGCAGGATCAGCAGCATGGCTTGGTCGTGGTCTTTCTTGTGTGTGTGCACAGAGACGAGAGAATGATGCTCGCCCTTCATTTGATTTAACCCCTGCCCAGGTGCTCCTATGTGATATTATTAATTTGCAGTTTTTATGCTTTCCTGCAAGGCCCAATGCCGTAGGACAAAGAACCTGACTTGGAGATACTTTCACCTGGAGCAGTTATTTCTTTAACTTCTCATTCCTACAATATCTATAATTTACTGGATTCAATCAGCAGTACTATTAAATCTTTACCTTTTGTGGTTTTACGTAAgatttttgttaatttttctattttctttctccctctctctctctctctctctctctctctctctctcacaacttCTTGGCTCATTGTGTTGCATGAGAATTATTGAAGCTACACCCTTCTATCTTTACATTATCCTTTGCCAGTATCTTCTTTCTTCTAGagttgtgatttgaaaattgtgtcAATTCAATTATTGTTTCTATTTCTTATGTGGATTGCCAAGGGGAATGCTAGCAGATCCTTTCTTCTAAAGGTTGTGATTTACAAATTGTGTCATTTCagttatttttttctatttgttATGTGTATTATCAGGAGGAATGCTTGCAGAAGTTACAAAGTCGCATAGATGTTGCCTATGATAGTTCAATCCCTGAGCATCAGGTACAAGTATGACTACTGCAGAAGTTCTAATTTAACTTTTTGAATGTGATGGCAAATAGTGTCCATATACCCAATAAATATCTTGTTTGCTGGATTTTGTCATATTTTTCAAGGCACATAACTCATAATTAGACTATATTTTTGAAGTGTGAAAGCTCTCTGTTCTTACCAGTATGTACTATTGCTGCATTTACTCTAGGAAGCCTTGAGGGCTCTATGGAATGCCGCCTTTCCTGAAGAAGAACTTTGTGGTTTGATATCTGAGCAGTGGAAGGAAATGGGCTGGCAAGGGAAGGATCCATCAACAGATTTTAGGTAAGTCAGTGAAACCTTTGTTAATTCCATGGTTGCTCCCATTTTTTCCTCTATTATTGCTTTTTACGTGTATGATATCTGGATTTTTCTTGCAGGGGTGGTGGTTTTATATCATTGGAGAACTTGTTGTTCTTTGCTAGAAATTTTCCGGTGCGGTTTTCACACCTTTCATTAGCTCACACTCTCTCAGTCCCACTCATTCttctttataatattttaaattttaatcccTTGTTTTCCCTCATTTGGATAAGATGCTTGGTAAACTCTTCTGCATTAGATAATCTAATGGTTTAAATTATTTGGTTGAATTAATAGTAAAATAATCAACCAGTTGAAGAATTGTGCTAGTTTAGAAAGTATTTTCTTTGTGTTCCTGGGCCATCTTTCCAAATTGCATGTGTGAGTATATGTCTGCTCTTGATTGAATGTCTTGTAAAGTACAATAGctaataaaatgataaataacTTGAAGACACTATTTTTGTGTCCCAAATTGCATGAGAGAGCATAAATATGCAACTCATTGAGGGTGCTGCATATAGTAGACAGTGTTTCCTATTAATCTTTTGGCCTTCTTGTGAATGGCTGCAGTGGGTGGTTCAGCTGCTGCTGACATGATGGAAAGGATTGTGAACACTATTTGGCTCATCTGTGTTTATAATATATGCAACGATGCTTGGTTCTTTTAAGATACATCATTATTTGTTATCACATGTGCCTGTGTTTGCTTCTGAAGAAATATACATAATACAGTTTTGCATTCATGTTTGTGTCACTATTTTCCTCTTGTAACAGTTGTATTCCTGTGCAAAAAATTTCACTTTGAAGTTGAATAAATTTTCAGTTTGCTTGACCTTTTAATGCAGAAGTCCTTCCAGGATCTTCTTCAAAAGCGAGAAGGTGATCGGTCAGTATGGGAATACCCATTTGCTGTAGCTGGTGTCAACATCACATTCATGCTCATTCAGATGCTTGATCTTGAAGCAGGTTATTTCTTGAAACAACAGAAGCTCATTGTTCTATTTATATCCACAACCCACCAATGTCTGGTCAAAATTTTTGTTGCTTCTGTTGCTATATCTGTTCCATGGTTTTCCATCTTTGACTTTAATGATTGTCTTTTAGATCCTTCAGAAGAGGGAAAACATATGGATGTACTATAGaattgtttgcatgtgattcGATATCATATTCTGCTTTCTAGATCTTCAAATGAGGCTTCTTAATTTTCCTGATACTTCTTTTATTGGCTTGCTTGGGATTTATGTGGCTT harbors:
- the LOC110635812 gene encoding uncharacterized protein LOC110635812, with the translated sequence MDDRGGSFVAVRRISQGLERGSNTCHSTSAEVVAGSAAWLGRGLSCVCAQRRENDARPSFDLTPAQEECLQKLQSRIDVAYDSSIPEHQEALRALWNAAFPEEELCGLISEQWKEMGWQGKDPSTDFRGGGFISLENLLFFARNFPKSFQDLLQKREGDRSVWEYPFAVAGVNITFMLIQMLDLEAVKPRSMVGATFLKFLAESESAFDFLYCITFKLMDHQWLTMQASYMDFNTVMKSTRRQLERELLLEDITRLEDLPSYGLLTR